One region of Flavobacterium sp. KACC 22763 genomic DNA includes:
- a CDS encoding rhamnogalacturonan acetylesterase, translating to MKNFKIFIIVMCSILVLGSFGFKSKVTTIYLIGDSTVADYSLEENYQTRKFPQVGWGQVFQPFFQKDSLKLVSNILGSAKEVKVDDRAKGGRSTRTFFQEGRWASVYKSLQKGDVVMMQFGHNDASVEKTERYVNIEGYKEFLRLFINQTKEKGAISIVVTPVARNYPWKDGKLSNVHGDYPQAAIDVAKELNTKYIDLNELSIDFFSSKGQEYVTANYFMNFEAGKFPAFPEGQKDNTHFQTKGGIEIARLVFNAMKKL from the coding sequence ATGAAAAACTTTAAAATTTTTATAATAGTAATGTGCTCGATTTTAGTATTGGGCTCTTTTGGTTTTAAGTCAAAAGTAACCACCATTTATTTAATTGGTGATTCTACAGTTGCCGATTATTCACTCGAAGAAAATTATCAAACCAGAAAGTTTCCGCAAGTGGGTTGGGGACAAGTTTTTCAGCCTTTCTTTCAAAAAGACAGTTTAAAATTGGTTTCTAATATTTTGGGTTCTGCGAAAGAAGTAAAAGTCGATGATCGTGCAAAAGGCGGAAGAAGTACGAGAACTTTTTTTCAGGAAGGACGTTGGGCTTCGGTTTATAAATCACTACAAAAAGGAGATGTTGTGATGATGCAGTTTGGACATAATGATGCTTCGGTTGAAAAAACGGAACGTTATGTAAATATTGAAGGTTATAAAGAATTTCTGCGTTTATTCATTAATCAGACCAAAGAAAAAGGAGCAATTTCAATTGTAGTAACACCGGTTGCGAGAAACTATCCGTGGAAAGATGGAAAGCTTAGTAATGTTCATGGCGATTACCCGCAAGCAGCTATTGATGTGGCAAAAGAATTGAATACAAAATATATTGATTTGAATGAACTTTCTATAGATTTCTTTTCTTCAAAAGGACAGGAGTACGTAACAGCGAATTATTTTATGAATTTTGAAGCAGGGAAGTTTCCTGCTTTTCCAGAAGGTCAAAAAGACAATACACATTTTCAAACCAAAGGCGGAATTGAAATAGCTCGATTGGTTTTTAATGCGATGAAGAAATTATAA
- a CDS encoding pectinesterase family protein: MKYILALFLITLSLSAQTLDNKLAVTVAQDGSGDFKTIREAINNVKDNSEKRVVITIKPGKYVEKLEIPASKPFITLKGLDRNKTIISFDDYSGKPLREPDPSGKKEFGTGTSYSFLIKGNDCTFENLTVENTAGRVGQAVALHIKSDRVIVKNCNLLGNQDTLYLSEGNTRTYFENCFINGTTDFIFGAAAAYFYKCTIESLVNSYITAASTPQGQAYGFVFVDCKLTAKDKSVDQVFLGRPWRPYAQTVFINTDLGSHIIPEGWNAWIDTRFPDKDKTAYYAEFESKGLSAKDLSQRVSWSHQLKKEDIKKYDKDLVLNGWNPDK; encoded by the coding sequence ATGAAATATATTCTGGCTTTATTTTTAATAACACTTTCACTATCAGCCCAAACGCTCGATAATAAACTCGCTGTAACCGTTGCTCAAGACGGTTCTGGAGATTTTAAAACCATTCGAGAAGCAATCAATAATGTAAAAGATAATTCAGAGAAACGTGTTGTAATTACTATAAAGCCTGGAAAGTATGTTGAAAAGTTAGAAATTCCAGCTTCAAAACCCTTTATTACTTTAAAAGGCTTGGACCGAAATAAAACGATTATTTCATTTGATGATTATTCTGGGAAACCGCTTCGTGAGCCAGATCCGTCGGGTAAAAAAGAATTTGGAACAGGAACTTCGTATTCTTTTTTAATTAAAGGAAATGATTGTACGTTTGAAAATCTTACTGTCGAAAACACAGCAGGAAGAGTAGGGCAGGCAGTGGCGCTTCACATAAAGAGTGATAGAGTTATTGTGAAAAATTGTAATCTTTTAGGAAATCAGGATACACTTTACTTATCAGAAGGAAATACAAGAACTTATTTCGAAAACTGCTTTATCAATGGTACAACCGATTTTATTTTCGGAGCCGCAGCAGCTTATTTTTATAAATGTACTATTGAAAGTTTAGTGAATTCTTATATCACAGCAGCTTCAACTCCGCAAGGACAAGCTTACGGTTTTGTTTTTGTTGATTGTAAGCTTACCGCAAAAGACAAATCGGTAGATCAAGTATTTCTGGGAAGACCTTGGAGACCTTACGCCCAAACCGTTTTTATCAATACAGATTTAGGTTCGCATATCATTCCAGAAGGTTGGAATGCTTGGATAGATACTCGTTTTCCGGATAAAGATAAAACGGCTTATTATGCAGAATTTGAAAGTAAAGGTTTGAGTGCAAAAGATTTGTCTCAACGTGTTTCTTGGTCTCATCAATTAAAGAAAGAGGATATTAAAAAATATGATAAAGATTTAGTTTTAAACGGATGGAATCCTGATAAATAA
- a CDS encoding aceric acid hydrolase gives MKKNIIISSLFLSTVIFAQNKGLVANSESPYSKLQSVGLQDVKWTNGFWKEQFDVETKNTLPYMWDLYHNDEISHAYKNFEIAAGLSKGTFKGPSFHDGDFYKIFEGMAATYAVTKDKKLDAEMDKAIALFAKVQRKDGYIHTPVLIDERWGTLGPEEVKKQLGFEKYNMGHLMTAACIHYRATGKTNFLNIAKGVADFLYDFYKKASPELARNAICPSHYMGIVEMYRTVKDPKYLELANNLIDIRGTTNDGTDDNQDRVPFRQQTTAMGHAVRANYLYAGVADLYAETGEKKLLDNLESIWDDVTYRKMYITGGCGSLYDGVSPDGTSYDPTVVQKIHQAYGRPFQLPNATAHTETCANIGNVLWNWRMLQITGDAKYADIVELALYNSVLSGMDLEGEKFLYNNPLNVSNDLPFHQRWGNEREGYIALSNCCAPNVTRTIAEVGNYAYNISKEGLYVNLYGSNQLKTKTLNGEEIEIEQQTNYPWDGKITLKIVKAPKDLQNFFLRIPGWSQNAEVSVNNSKITDKIVSGTYLKLNQKWKKGDVIELNIPMPVELMEANPLVEEVKNQVAVKRGPLVYCLESDQLPAKISVNDVALNLKSNFATGNFMLNNRNLVSIDAEAVINSNNYWNKTLYKPLSSKDATAVSVKLIPYFAWGNKGKGEMTVWMSH, from the coding sequence ATGAAAAAGAACATCATCATATCCTCTTTATTTCTTTCAACCGTGATCTTTGCGCAGAACAAAGGCTTGGTTGCGAATTCAGAAAGTCCGTATTCGAAATTACAGAGTGTAGGCTTGCAAGATGTAAAATGGACAAACGGTTTTTGGAAAGAACAGTTTGATGTAGAAACCAAAAACACTTTGCCATATATGTGGGATTTGTATCATAACGATGAGATTTCGCATGCTTACAAAAACTTCGAAATTGCAGCTGGTTTAAGCAAAGGAACTTTTAAAGGCCCTTCGTTTCATGATGGTGATTTCTATAAGATTTTTGAAGGAATGGCAGCAACGTATGCCGTTACAAAAGATAAAAAACTCGATGCCGAAATGGATAAAGCGATTGCGCTTTTCGCGAAAGTACAGCGCAAAGACGGTTATATTCATACGCCAGTTTTAATCGACGAACGCTGGGGAACTTTAGGCCCAGAGGAAGTAAAAAAACAATTGGGTTTTGAGAAATACAATATGGGACATTTAATGACTGCAGCTTGTATTCATTATCGTGCCACAGGAAAAACGAATTTCTTGAATATTGCTAAAGGTGTTGCCGATTTCTTGTATGATTTCTACAAAAAAGCTTCACCAGAATTGGCTCGAAATGCGATTTGTCCGTCTCATTATATGGGAATTGTTGAAATGTACAGAACGGTAAAAGACCCAAAATATCTGGAACTGGCGAATAATCTAATTGATATTCGCGGAACAACAAATGACGGAACCGATGATAATCAAGATAGAGTTCCGTTTAGACAGCAGACTACCGCAATGGGTCACGCCGTAAGAGCAAATTATCTTTACGCTGGAGTTGCCGATTTGTATGCAGAAACAGGTGAAAAAAAATTGTTAGACAATTTAGAATCCATTTGGGATGATGTAACGTATCGTAAAATGTACATTACAGGTGGCTGTGGTTCTTTATACGATGGAGTTTCTCCAGACGGAACTTCATACGACCCAACTGTGGTTCAAAAGATTCATCAAGCTTACGGAAGACCTTTTCAATTGCCAAATGCAACGGCTCATACCGAAACCTGTGCTAATATTGGAAATGTATTATGGAATTGGAGAATGCTTCAAATTACGGGAGATGCTAAATATGCTGATATTGTTGAATTAGCATTATACAATAGTGTGCTTTCGGGAATGGATTTAGAGGGAGAAAAATTCCTTTATAATAATCCGCTGAATGTTTCAAATGATTTGCCATTTCATCAAAGATGGGGTAATGAACGCGAAGGCTATATTGCTTTATCTAACTGTTGCGCGCCAAATGTAACCAGAACAATTGCCGAAGTTGGAAATTACGCTTACAATATTTCGAAAGAAGGTTTGTATGTCAATTTATACGGAAGTAATCAATTGAAAACAAAAACTTTAAACGGAGAAGAAATCGAAATTGAACAGCAAACCAATTATCCGTGGGACGGAAAAATAACGCTGAAAATTGTAAAAGCACCAAAGGATTTACAGAACTTCTTTTTGAGAATTCCGGGTTGGAGTCAGAATGCCGAAGTTTCGGTTAATAATTCGAAAATTACAGATAAAATCGTTTCGGGGACTTATTTGAAATTGAATCAGAAATGGAAAAAAGGAGATGTTATTGAATTGAATATCCCAATGCCAGTTGAATTAATGGAAGCTAATCCGTTAGTTGAAGAAGTTAAAAATCAAGTAGCTGTAAAAAGAGGACCTTTGGTGTATTGTTTGGAATCTGATCAATTGCCAGCTAAAATTAGTGTTAATGACGTGGCTTTGAATTTGAAATCGAATTTCGCAACAGGCAATTTTATGTTGAATAATAGAAATTTAGTAAGCATAGATGCAGAAGCAGTTATAAATTCTAATAATTATTGGAATAAAACGTTGTACAAACCGCTTTCTTCTAAAGATGCGACTGCGGTATCGGTAAAATTGATTCCGTATTTTGCGTGGGGAAATAAAGGAAAAGGTGAAATGACGGTTTGGATGTCGCATTAA
- a CDS encoding pectate lyase family protein, whose translation MIKKLISAVVLSMLLTTNGQAQSVQNTDKQIVKVDFDFFQRRLEEVHDPSYDSWVINEGKEAEKSFNNVSFKLKGNFTSKWYKVGMNAPFYSKLGSDGLVTTENLELKISGLKAGKHTLLTFHNAFDVITGKTFSPIKIFVNGKLQETVNASQRANAKIDASMAYITFNAEKGKDVIVRFEIDPTSNSDIVKQIVINGFEIDTPNLMNQARTPEPKNRDEHVEVGKTLTLKWDAVKNVASHKIYFGEDKNAVENATEASKEFKGKLTEKSYSVSDLYSGTTYYWRVDEVDNNGEVTLGNVWSFKPAQLAFPGAEGYGRYAVGGRGGKVIEVTNLNDDGPGSLRDAINQEIGPRTIVFNVSGNIKLASRLVANQPYITIAGQTAPGEGITISRAPIGLTGNDGVIRFLKVRIGGGTTFDGMGLTGADYSIIDHCSISWTIDESFSSRGAHHITLQRTLISEALNIAGHDKYPAGKMHGFAATIGGDIGSFHHNLLAHNQGRNWSIGGGLNGDGYYTGRLDITNNVVYNWGGRTTDGGANEVNFVNNFYKPGASTTIFVALNAQHEGVGKGMQRYYFNGNIMPGYFDEKSQDKGRKSTISHNEKVDYETFVDKPFFPSYVETQSAKAAYKNVLSDVGANQPFFDKHDNRIVDETLKGTFTYKGSKSGLGGMIDNEQDAGGWPNFVSETRPTDWDTDHDGLPNWWEKAFGLNENSKAGDFSDANQDTDKDGFTQLDNYLDWLAQPHYFMNSGEKKTLSASDYFKGYESKPVYTFSDLKNGKVVLKGKEIQFTAVEKGFASFVLTVKDADGDSMSRTINFFVK comes from the coding sequence ATGATAAAGAAATTAATAAGTGCTGTAGTTTTGTCCATGCTTTTGACCACAAATGGGCAAGCACAATCAGTTCAAAATACTGATAAACAAATTGTAAAAGTTGACTTTGATTTTTTTCAAAGAAGACTAGAAGAAGTTCATGACCCAAGTTATGATTCGTGGGTAATTAATGAAGGAAAAGAAGCGGAAAAATCATTTAATAATGTGTCTTTTAAGTTAAAAGGAAACTTTACTTCAAAATGGTATAAAGTCGGAATGAATGCTCCATTTTATAGCAAATTAGGAAGTGACGGTTTGGTTACGACTGAAAATTTAGAATTGAAAATTAGCGGATTGAAAGCAGGAAAACATACGCTTTTGACTTTTCATAACGCTTTTGATGTCATTACAGGAAAAACTTTTTCTCCTATCAAAATCTTCGTAAACGGAAAACTTCAAGAAACAGTAAATGCAAGTCAGAGAGCCAATGCTAAAATTGATGCTTCGATGGCGTATATTACTTTTAATGCTGAGAAAGGCAAGGATGTAATTGTTCGTTTTGAAATTGATCCAACTTCAAACTCAGATATTGTAAAACAAATTGTGATTAATGGTTTTGAAATTGATACGCCAAATTTAATGAATCAGGCCAGAACTCCTGAACCAAAAAACAGAGACGAGCATGTTGAAGTGGGGAAAACTTTAACCTTAAAATGGGACGCTGTAAAAAACGTGGCATCTCATAAGATATATTTTGGTGAAGATAAAAATGCAGTTGAAAACGCAACAGAAGCTTCAAAAGAATTTAAAGGAAAATTGACTGAGAAATCGTATTCAGTTTCTGATTTATATTCAGGAACAACCTATTACTGGAGAGTCGATGAAGTGGATAATAATGGCGAAGTTACATTAGGAAATGTATGGTCGTTTAAACCTGCTCAATTGGCATTTCCAGGTGCAGAAGGTTACGGACGTTATGCAGTTGGTGGTCGTGGCGGAAAAGTGATTGAAGTAACCAATTTAAATGACGATGGTCCGGGAAGTTTACGCGATGCCATCAATCAGGAAATTGGACCAAGAACTATCGTTTTTAATGTTTCGGGAAATATAAAACTGGCTTCGAGATTAGTAGCAAATCAGCCTTATATTACTATTGCCGGACAAACGGCGCCAGGAGAAGGAATCACGATCAGTAGAGCGCCAATTGGGTTGACAGGAAATGATGGTGTAATTCGATTTTTGAAAGTGAGAATTGGAGGCGGAACTACTTTTGACGGAATGGGATTAACAGGCGCTGATTATAGTATTATTGATCACTGTTCGATTAGCTGGACAATAGATGAATCGTTTAGCTCACGTGGTGCGCATCATATCACTTTACAACGAACTTTAATTTCTGAAGCGTTAAACATTGCGGGACATGATAAATATCCTGCTGGAAAAATGCACGGTTTTGCAGCAACAATTGGTGGAGATATTGGTAGTTTTCATCATAACTTATTGGCACATAATCAAGGTCGTAACTGGAGTATTGGCGGTGGTTTAAACGGTGACGGCTATTACACAGGAAGATTGGATATTACCAACAATGTGGTTTACAACTGGGGTGGAAGAACAACTGACGGAGGAGCAAACGAAGTAAATTTTGTAAACAATTTTTATAAACCAGGTGCTTCAACTACCATATTTGTGGCGTTAAATGCACAACATGAAGGTGTTGGAAAAGGAATGCAACGTTACTATTTTAACGGAAACATTATGCCAGGCTACTTTGATGAGAAATCTCAGGATAAAGGAAGAAAATCTACTATAAGCCATAATGAGAAAGTAGATTATGAAACTTTCGTTGACAAACCATTTTTTCCTTCGTATGTAGAAACGCAATCAGCGAAAGCGGCTTATAAAAATGTGCTTTCAGATGTTGGTGCTAATCAGCCTTTTTTCGATAAACACGATAATAGAATTGTAGATGAGACTTTAAAAGGAACTTTCACTTATAAAGGCAGTAAGAGCGGTTTAGGCGGTATGATCGATAACGAACAAGATGCAGGCGGATGGCCAAACTTTGTATCGGAAACTCGTCCGACCGATTGGGATACAGATCACGATGGATTGCCAAATTGGTGGGAAAAAGCTTTTGGTTTAAACGAAAATTCAAAAGCTGGAGATTTTTCAGATGCCAATCAAGATACAGACAAAGACGGATTTACGCAGTTGGATAATTATTTGGACTGGTTGGCGCAGCCTCATTATTTTATGAATTCAGGAGAGAAAAAGACTTTAAGTGCTTCAGATTATTTTAAAGGTTATGAAAGCAAACCAGTTTATACTTTCTCTGATCTTAAGAATGGAAAAGTGGTTTTAAAAGGAAAAGAAATTCAGTTTACAGCTGTTGAAAAAGGATTTGCTTCTTTCGTGCTAACAGTAAAAGATGCAGACGGAGATTCAATGAGCAGAACCATTAATTTCTTTGTAAAATAA
- a CDS encoding DUF5703 domain-containing protein, whose translation MEIIINLLNQLNLREKIKKLYLQGFGNLAGKKTMRNKLLIILFLTTLCLKAQIPALHNYNQIWTTQSNNSSESMPLGGGDIGMNVWVEKGDLYFYFSRSGTFDEHNTLLKLGRVKVTLSPNPFEGKDGFHQELKLKDGYVLVGQNNTKIKLWVDVFKPIIHVDLESKNPLKMTASYESWRYQNRYPKGKENNANSYKWAPQGELITYKDSISFENNGVKFYHRNRENTVFDVAVKQQKMESVKDQMLNPIASLTFGGFMKGDNLKPDGTYLGKYQDTDFKGFNLTSIKPFKKHSLEIYLNTNQSDFSIWDNGLKSLISANKNNFKQAEKNTQKWWNNFWNRSFIFTQKNQSTAKDSVYQIGQNYQLFRYMLGCNAYGKYPTKFNGGLFTVDPVYTNKDLNFTPDFRNWGGGTMTAQNQRLVYFPMVKSGDFDMMKSQLDYYVSLQKNAELRSKVYWNHNGASFTEQLENFGLPNPAEYEWKRPADYDPGMEYNAWLEYEWDTVLEFCQMMLQQREYAGEDIQKYNQFIISCLRFFDEHYQFLAKQRGRKALDGNGKLILFPGSGAETYKMAYNSNSTISALQVITSQLLNLSSEQLSKEDLEYVKGFQNRIPPLNFGQIDNHKVLVPAKSWERVNNSEVPQLYPVYPWGIYGIGKSDLETALNTWKYDADALKFRSHVGWKQDNIFSARLGLTEEAMKYNTLKMANSERRFPAFWGPGFDWVPDHNWGGSGMIGMQEMLLQEADGKIYLFPAWTKEWNVHFKLHAKQNTTIEAELMNGELKVLKVIPEERKKDIINLLGKSEAEKTKLN comes from the coding sequence TTGGAGATAATAATAAATCTGCTCAATCAGCTAAATCTGCGAGAGAAAATTAAAAAATTATACCTACAAGGTTTTGGAAACCTTGCAGGAAAGAAAACGATGAGAAATAAATTACTGATAATACTTTTCCTTACCACGCTTTGCCTTAAAGCGCAAATACCTGCGCTCCATAATTATAATCAAATCTGGACAACGCAAAGCAATAATTCATCAGAATCGATGCCTTTGGGAGGCGGAGATATTGGTATGAATGTCTGGGTAGAGAAAGGTGATTTGTATTTTTATTTTTCGCGAAGCGGAACTTTTGATGAACATAATACTTTATTGAAACTAGGAAGAGTAAAAGTGACTTTAAGTCCGAATCCGTTTGAAGGAAAAGATGGTTTTCATCAGGAATTAAAACTCAAAGATGGTTATGTTTTAGTTGGGCAAAACAACACAAAAATCAAACTTTGGGTGGACGTTTTTAAACCAATTATTCATGTTGATTTAGAAAGTAAAAATCCGTTGAAAATGACTGCTTCTTACGAAAGCTGGCGTTATCAAAATCGTTATCCAAAAGGAAAAGAAAACAACGCTAATTCTTATAAGTGGGCGCCTCAGGGAGAACTTATTACGTATAAAGATTCTATTTCTTTTGAAAATAACGGAGTTAAATTTTACCACAGAAATCGAGAAAATACGGTTTTTGATGTTGCCGTAAAACAGCAAAAAATGGAATCGGTAAAAGACCAAATGCTGAACCCGATTGCGAGTCTGACTTTTGGTGGATTTATGAAAGGCGATAATTTAAAACCAGACGGAACATATCTTGGAAAATATCAGGATACCGATTTTAAAGGTTTTAATTTAACAAGCATAAAACCATTCAAAAAGCATTCATTAGAAATTTATTTAAACACCAATCAGTCAGATTTTTCTATTTGGGATAATGGATTAAAAAGTTTGATTTCAGCCAATAAAAACAATTTCAAACAAGCAGAAAAGAACACTCAAAAATGGTGGAATAACTTCTGGAATCGCAGTTTTATTTTCACTCAAAAAAATCAGTCAACTGCCAAAGATTCGGTGTATCAAATTGGGCAGAATTATCAATTGTTCAGATATATGCTCGGATGCAATGCGTATGGAAAATACCCAACAAAATTCAACGGCGGACTTTTTACGGTTGATCCTGTATACACCAATAAAGACCTGAATTTCACACCCGATTTTAGAAATTGGGGAGGAGGAACGATGACGGCTCAAAACCAGCGATTGGTTTATTTTCCAATGGTAAAAAGCGGTGATTTTGATATGATGAAATCACAATTGGATTATTACGTTAGTCTTCAAAAAAATGCTGAACTGCGTAGTAAAGTATATTGGAATCATAACGGAGCATCATTCACAGAACAATTGGAAAACTTTGGGCTTCCTAATCCTGCTGAATACGAATGGAAACGTCCTGCAGATTATGATCCGGGAATGGAGTATAATGCTTGGCTGGAGTACGAATGGGATACCGTTTTAGAATTCTGCCAAATGATGCTTCAGCAACGAGAATATGCAGGAGAAGACATTCAAAAATACAATCAATTTATTATAAGCTGTCTTCGTTTTTTCGATGAACATTATCAATTTTTAGCAAAGCAGAGAGGTAGAAAAGCTTTGGACGGAAACGGGAAATTAATTCTTTTTCCGGGTTCAGGAGCAGAAACTTATAAAATGGCGTATAATTCCAATAGTACGATTTCGGCTTTACAAGTTATTACATCACAGCTTTTAAACCTTTCTTCGGAACAATTATCTAAAGAAGATCTGGAATATGTAAAAGGATTTCAAAATCGAATTCCGCCTTTAAATTTTGGGCAGATCGACAATCATAAAGTTTTGGTTCCTGCTAAATCTTGGGAAAGAGTCAATAATTCTGAAGTGCCGCAATTATATCCTGTTTATCCGTGGGGAATTTACGGCATTGGCAAATCGGATTTAGAAACCGCTTTGAATACGTGGAAATATGATGCAGACGCTTTAAAGTTTAGAAGTCATGTTGGCTGGAAACAAGATAATATTTTCTCGGCTCGTTTGGGATTAACCGAAGAAGCAATGAAATACAATACACTTAAAATGGCAAATTCAGAAAGACGTTTTCCAGCTTTTTGGGGACCAGGATTTGACTGGGTTCCAGATCATAATTGGGGTGGATCAGGAATGATTGGTATGCAGGAAATGCTTTTGCAGGAAGCAGATGGGAAAATCTATCTTTTCCCAGCATGGACAAAAGAATGGAACGTTCATTTTAAATTACATGCCAAACAAAATACTACAATTGAAGCCGAACTCATGAATGGAGAATTGAAGGTTTTAAAAGTAATTCCAGAAGAACGAAAAAAAGACATTATAAATCTGCTTGGAAAATCTGAAGCAGAGAAAACAAAATTAAACTAA
- a CDS encoding sialate O-acetylesterase translates to MKKSIIALLTILASFQINAKIKLPALFTDNMMLQQKSNAPIWGWAEKNANVVIKTSWDAKTYKVKADASGKWKTELQTSTFGGPYTIEVSEGNEKVTIKNVLLGEVWLCSGQSNMEMPLKGFQGQPVKNGNEIIVRSTNKNIRLITIPRATVLEPLQDFEGKWEEASPKSTSNFSATAWYFGSLLQEVLNVPVGLIHVSYGGSSMEAWMNKEMLKDFASAKIPTTKEELAKDPNRVPTTLFNGMLSPVIGYGIKGCIWYQGESNYERASEYTALMKKMVSSWRTLWNQGDFPFYFAQIAPFNYASFHPKDYLEKYNSAYLREAQFKASKEIPNSAMAVLMDVGEENNIHPMDKEKGGNRLAFQALARTYGIEGFEFESPKYKSMEIKDGAVTVSFDDVNNGITSYDKEVLGFEIAGADKVFYPAKTVVRRKSVVLTSDKVKNPVAVRYLWKDFAKAELFSAGGLPVSSFRTDEW, encoded by the coding sequence ATGAAAAAATCAATTATTGCATTATTAACGATTTTAGCGAGCTTTCAAATCAATGCCAAAATCAAACTGCCAGCATTGTTCACTGACAATATGATGTTGCAACAAAAATCAAACGCACCAATTTGGGGCTGGGCAGAAAAGAACGCCAATGTCGTAATCAAAACTTCGTGGGATGCTAAAACCTACAAAGTAAAGGCAGATGCTTCAGGAAAATGGAAAACAGAATTACAGACTTCCACTTTTGGCGGCCCATACACGATTGAAGTATCAGAAGGAAACGAAAAAGTAACCATCAAAAATGTTTTGTTGGGAGAAGTCTGGCTTTGTTCAGGGCAGTCCAATATGGAAATGCCTTTGAAAGGATTTCAGGGACAGCCTGTTAAAAACGGAAATGAAATTATCGTAAGATCAACCAATAAAAATATTCGTTTAATTACGATTCCAAGAGCAACAGTTTTGGAACCTTTACAAGATTTTGAAGGAAAATGGGAAGAAGCTTCTCCAAAATCGACTTCTAATTTTAGTGCAACAGCTTGGTATTTTGGTTCGCTTTTGCAGGAGGTTTTAAATGTTCCGGTTGGTTTGATTCATGTTTCTTACGGCGGTTCTAGCATGGAAGCATGGATGAACAAAGAGATGCTGAAGGATTTCGCAAGTGCTAAAATCCCAACTACAAAAGAAGAATTGGCAAAAGATCCAAATCGTGTTCCGACGACTTTATTTAATGGAATGCTTTCGCCTGTAATTGGTTATGGAATTAAAGGCTGTATCTGGTATCAGGGAGAATCGAATTACGAAAGAGCTTCTGAATATACTGCTTTGATGAAGAAAATGGTCAGCAGTTGGAGAACATTGTGGAACCAAGGAGATTTTCCTTTTTATTTCGCTCAAATTGCACCGTTCAATTATGCTTCTTTTCATCCAAAAGATTATTTGGAAAAATACAATTCAGCTTATTTAAGAGAAGCGCAGTTTAAGGCTTCAAAGGAAATTCCGAATTCAGCAATGGCAGTTTTAATGGATGTTGGGGAAGAAAACAATATTCATCCAATGGACAAAGAAAAAGGAGGAAACCGTTTGGCTTTTCAGGCTTTGGCAAGAACTTACGGAATTGAAGGTTTTGAATTCGAAAGTCCGAAATACAAATCGATGGAAATAAAAGATGGCGCTGTAACGGTTTCTTTTGATGATGTTAATAACGGAATTACGTCTTATGACAAAGAGGTTTTAGGTTTTGAAATAGCAGGAGCAGACAAAGTTTTTTATCCAGCGAAAACGGTAGTAAGAAGAAAATCAGTGGTTCTGACTTCGGATAAAGTGAAAAATCCAGTTGCAGTTCGTTATTTATGGAAAGATTTCGCAAAAGCGGAATTGTTTAGCGCTGGAGGTTTACCGGTTTCTTCGTTTAGAACAGACGAATGGTAG